In Acinonyx jubatus isolate Ajub_Pintada_27869175 chromosome A3, VMU_Ajub_asm_v1.0, whole genome shotgun sequence, a genomic segment contains:
- the TCF15 gene encoding transcription factor 15 has translation MAFALLRPVGAHVLYPDVRLLSEDEENRSESDASDQSFGCCEGLEAARRGPGPGGGRRAGGGAGPVVVVRQRQAANARERDRTQSVNTAFTALRTLIPTEPVDRKLSKIETLRLASSYIAHLANVLLLGDAADDGQPCFRAAGSAKSAVPAAPDGGRQPRSICTFCLSNQRKGGGRRDLGGSCLKVRGVAPLRVPRR, from the exons ATGGCGTTCGCGCTGCTGCGCCCCGTCGGCGCGCACGTGCTGTACCCGGACGTGCGGCTGCTGAGCGAGGACGAGGAGAACCGCAGCGAGAGCGACGCGTCCGACCAGTCGTTCGGCTGCTGCGAGGGCCTGGAGGCGGCGCGGCGCGGCCCGGGCCccgggggcgggcggcgggcgggcggcggcgcgggccCCGTGGTGGTGGTGCGACAGCGGCAGGCGGCCAACGCGCGGGAGCGGGACCGCACGCAGAGCGTGAACACGGCCTTCACGGCGCTGCGCACGCTCATCCCCACCGAGCCGGTGGACCGCAAGCTGTCCAAGATCGAGACGCTGCGCCTGGCGTCCAGCTACATCGCGCACCTGGCCAACGTGCTGCTGCTGGGGGACGCGGCCGACGACGGGCAGCCGTGCTTCCGGGCGGCCGGCAGTGCAAAGAGCGCGGTCCCCGCTGCCCCCGACGGCGGCCGCCAGCCGCGCTCCATCTGCACCTTCTGCCTCAGCAACCAGCGCAAAGGG GGTGGCCGTCGTGACCTGGGGGGCAGCTGCTTGAAGGTGAGGGGGGTAGCCCCCCTCCGAGTGCCACGGAGATGA